A part of Helicobacter fennelliae genomic DNA contains:
- a CDS encoding tRNA 2-thiocytidine biosynthesis TtcA family protein, whose product MQHITISKKILNIVGRTNAKYNLIKEGDRVLLGLSGGKDSMMLATIFAYMKKHAPFDFEFKALTVDYGRGGEYEYIIEYCQKNDIPYELLRTDIYKILEENKRDGTIYCSFCSRMRRGTLYSQALEGGFNKLALAHHLDDATESFFMNLTYNGSLRSMPPIYKAQNGLYVIRPLIFVRERQIIDFISSNNIYIAPDCNCPINWLPDDKRPKARANTKEILATLESQNPLFFKSLQNAFKNIHINSFCDERYLDS is encoded by the coding sequence ATGCAACATATCACAATCAGCAAAAAAATCCTAAATATCGTTGGCAGAACCAACGCAAAATACAATCTCATCAAAGAGGGCGATAGAGTGCTTTTGGGGCTTAGTGGCGGAAAAGATTCTATGATGCTTGCGACGATTTTTGCGTATATGAAAAAGCATGCGCCATTTGATTTTGAATTCAAAGCACTCACGGTTGATTATGGTCGCGGAGGCGAGTATGAATACATCATTGAATATTGCCAAAAAAACGACATTCCGTATGAATTATTGCGGACAGATATTTATAAGATTCTAGAAGAAAACAAGCGTGATGGCACGATTTATTGTAGTTTTTGCTCGCGAATGAGGCGCGGGACGCTGTATTCACAGGCGTTAGAAGGCGGGTTTAATAAACTCGCGCTTGCTCATCATTTAGACGATGCGACTGAAAGTTTTTTTATGAATCTCACTTATAATGGCTCTTTGCGCTCAATGCCGCCGATTTACAAAGCCCAAAATGGCTTGTATGTGATTCGTCCATTAATTTTTGTGCGCGAGAGGCAGATTATAGATTTTATATCAAGCAATAACATCTATATAGCACCTGATTGTAATTGCCCTATTAATTGGCTTCCAGATGATAAGCGTCCAAAGGCTCGGGCAAATACAAAAGAGATTCTCGCCACATTAGAATCGCAGAATCCATTGTTTTTCAAATCGCTTCAAAACGCGTTTAAAAATATTCATATTAATAGTTTTTGCGATGAGCGGTATTTGGATTCTTGA
- a CDS encoding MFS transporter has translation MLKAVLPLTLVMSLRFLGLFCVLPVISLYAQSFHSSTFLLGLAVGGAYLTQIIFQTPLGILSDKIDRKKVVIFGLFVFMIGSTICAMAHDIITLIIGRLIQGAGAIGGIVSAQISDFVREEKRTKAMAIMGGGIFASFTIGMLLGPIVGVHFGVDWLFAITAFLSLFSIVLLWVKVPSTPKISYSFEESTQQQAWREVLKNKNLVIMNLSSFLEKTFMTFIFVLIPLLFVNDLGLKEDDLWKIYIPGAFLGILALAPASILAEKYSKARFVMSYGIVLFIGAFGLIGFGAKSHLYIFVAGIILFFIGFATLEPIMQSLTSKYAKINLRGSALSIFTTYSYLGSFVGGVLGGIAYGRVDIFYIALSVCFVCVLWLLCIWALNNPTKQKNLYLSIAQYDTNKLAQIQNQQGVIECYINHTEGVIIFKYDSDLLKTDEAIKLVETIKISPSKIHTQNPHI, from the coding sequence ATGTTAAAAGCAGTTTTGCCTCTCACACTTGTGATGAGTTTAAGGTTTTTGGGACTTTTTTGTGTTCTTCCTGTGATTTCTCTGTATGCACAGAGTTTTCATTCATCTACTTTTTTGCTTGGGCTTGCAGTAGGTGGGGCATATCTTACGCAAATTATATTCCAAACACCACTTGGAATCCTAAGTGATAAAATCGATCGCAAAAAAGTCGTGATTTTTGGGCTATTTGTTTTTATGATTGGTTCGACTATTTGCGCTATGGCACATGATATTATCACGCTTATTATCGGGCGATTGATACAAGGAGCAGGTGCTATTGGCGGGATTGTAAGTGCGCAGATTTCGGATTTTGTGCGTGAAGAAAAGCGCACAAAAGCTATGGCGATAATGGGCGGCGGGATTTTTGCTTCTTTTACGATAGGTATGCTACTAGGTCCTATTGTCGGCGTGCATTTTGGTGTGGATTGGTTGTTTGCTATTACGGCGTTTTTGAGCTTATTTTCTATCGTTCTTTTGTGGGTGAAAGTGCCAAGCACACCTAAAATCTCGTATTCTTTTGAAGAATCCACACAACAGCAGGCATGGAGAGAGGTTTTGAAAAATAAAAATCTTGTGATTATGAATCTTAGCTCGTTTTTGGAAAAAACATTTATGACTTTTATTTTTGTGCTGATTCCGCTTTTGTTTGTCAATGATTTGGGACTCAAAGAAGATGATTTATGGAAAATCTACATTCCGGGCGCATTTTTGGGGATTTTAGCCCTCGCACCTGCAAGTATTTTGGCTGAAAAATACAGCAAAGCAAGATTTGTGATGAGTTATGGGATTGTGCTATTTATCGGTGCATTTGGGCTGATAGGCTTTGGCGCGAAAAGCCATTTATATATTTTTGTAGCAGGGATTATTTTGTTTTTTATCGGATTTGCCACGCTTGAGCCTATTATGCAGTCTCTGACAAGCAAATACGCCAAAATCAACCTTAGAGGTTCGGCTTTAAGTATTTTTACGACATATTCGTATTTGGGATCGTTTGTAGGCGGTGTGCTTGGAGGGATCGCGTATGGCAGAGTTGATATTTTTTATATTGCGTTGAGCGTGTGTTTTGTCTGTGTATTGTGGCTTTTGTGTATTTGGGCTTTAAACAACCCCACAAAGCAAAAAAATCTCTACCTCTCAATCGCACAATACGATACAAACAAACTTGCCCAAATCCAAAACCAGCAAGGTGTGATTGAATGCTATATCAATCACACGGAGGGCGTTATTATTTTTAAATACGATAGTGATTTGCTTAAAACTGATGAAGCCATTAAGCTTGTCGAGACGATCAAAATCTCTCCATCTAAAATCCACACTCAAAATCCACACATTTAG
- a CDS encoding non-canonical purine NTP pyrophosphatase — MLKILIASNNEGKIKEIREIFKEIAQIQSQKEAGIDIEPKETGKSFQENALIKAYAVFEKLQDKALKNEWLKDCDEILVLADDSGICVDILHGEPGIKSARYANTSDNDTNSSDEQNRLKLISELQKHKVRESSARFVACVAIIGKIIGKVKVGAKSHVKSNAKSHDKDKSSESKMIEFCGFGECEGKVITQQRGDNGFGYDCMFVPDGFDKTLAELEPQVKNTISHRKKALEQVREYISEHKKS, encoded by the coding sequence ATGTTAAAAATTCTTATTGCAAGCAATAATGAAGGCAAAATCAAAGAAATTCGAGAGATTTTTAAAGAAATCGCGCAAATCCAAAGCCAAAAAGAAGCGGGCATTGATATAGAGCCAAAAGAAACTGGCAAAAGCTTTCAAGAAAATGCCCTCATCAAAGCTTACGCTGTATTTGAAAAACTACAAGATAAGGCACTCAAAAATGAGTGGCTAAAAGATTGTGATGAGATTTTGGTATTGGCTGATGATAGCGGAATCTGTGTGGATATACTTCATGGAGAGCCGGGCATAAAAAGTGCGCGCTATGCAAATACAAGTGATAATGATACAAATTCAAGTGATGAGCAAAATCGCTTAAAACTCATAAGCGAACTACAAAAGCACAAAGTGCGAGAATCTAGCGCGAGATTTGTCGCTTGCGTGGCGATCATAGGCAAAATAATAGGCAAAGTAAAAGTCGGGGCAAAAAGCCATGTAAAGAGCAATGCAAAAAGCCACGATAAAGATAAAAGTAGCGAAAGCAAAATGATTGAGTTTTGCGGGTTTGGAGAATGTGAGGGCAAAGTCATCACGCAGCAAAGGGGCGATAATGGGTTTGGCTATGATTGTATGTTTGTGCCAGATGGGTTTGACAAAACTCTAGCAGAGCTTGAGCCTCAAGTCAAAAACACAATCTCTCATCGCAAAAAAGCCCTAGAACAAGTAAGAGAATATATATCTGAGCATAAAAAGTCATAA
- a CDS encoding GtrA family protein — protein MIKTIWQHSTLRYALVGAINTLVSWCVMFGLMFIGVMPEIANFAGWVVGFLNSYILNKKFTFQSKNSHTKDMVRFGVAMGIAYGVNLLTLIISHRMLGINEYIAQIIAAVSYTITGYIVSKFWAFKQDPK, from the coding sequence ATGATAAAAACAATATGGCAGCATTCTACATTGCGATATGCGCTTGTCGGAGCGATAAATACGCTTGTGTCGTGGTGTGTGATGTTTGGACTAATGTTTATTGGCGTGATGCCTGAGATTGCTAATTTTGCGGGCTGGGTTGTTGGGTTTTTGAACTCTTATATCTTGAATAAAAAATTCACCTTTCAATCAAAAAATTCACACACAAAAGATATGGTGCGATTTGGCGTGGCTATGGGGATCGCCTATGGTGTAAATCTACTTACACTTATCATCAGCCACAGAATGCTTGGAATCAATGAATACATTGCTCAAATCATCGCTGCTGTGTCTTATACGATCACAGGCTATATCGTGAGTAAATTCTGGGCTTTCAAACAAGATCCCAAGTAA
- a CDS encoding glycosyltransferase family 2 protein, producing MPLISIIIPTFNVESYIARCLESCINQTLRDIEILIIDDCGSDDSIQIAKDYASKDKRIKIIQNPKNLGTFGARKAGILQAKAEFCMFADPDDYFALDACQSAYVLITYHKTDMAQFGIDYMPKSFKRIKPIVHKGILSHDKMRYFLSAGNNTQGLCDKIIKTSILREALENLSFINQRLLMLEDGLLVLVASLHAQSYVGSKQCIYFYCDNPSSITKDKSLANFHRIQQQITYLLQITQNLKTLYPAHSALISAYQRKVASTLMIESRQYTLCEVYHSMLFLREFGFEKNCDIAPYLKATALSLLYAFRWQNLVRLLGFVCSFGKLRL from the coding sequence ATGCCTCTTATCTCCATCATCATTCCGACTTTTAATGTAGAATCTTACATCGCGCGATGTTTAGAGTCGTGCATTAATCAAACATTACGCGATATTGAGATTCTCATTATTGATGATTGTGGAAGTGATGATTCTATACAAATCGCCAAAGATTACGCGAGCAAAGACAAAAGAATAAAAATTATCCAAAATCCAAAAAATCTCGGCACTTTTGGCGCAAGGAAAGCAGGCATACTCCAAGCAAAAGCGGAGTTTTGTATGTTTGCCGATCCTGATGATTATTTCGCGCTTGATGCATGCCAGAGTGCTTACGTTCTCATCACGTACCACAAAACCGATATGGCGCAATTTGGCATTGACTATATGCCAAAAAGCTTCAAACGCATTAAGCCAATCGTGCATAAAGGCATTTTAAGCCATGATAAAATGCGCTATTTTCTTAGCGCAGGAAATAATACTCAGGGTCTTTGTGATAAAATCATCAAAACATCGATTTTGCGCGAGGCACTAGAGAATCTAAGCTTTATCAATCAGAGGCTTTTAATGCTAGAAGATGGGCTTTTGGTGCTTGTAGCAAGTCTGCACGCCCAAAGCTATGTCGGCAGCAAGCAATGTATATATTTTTATTGTGATAATCCAAGCTCTATCACCAAAGACAAAAGCCTTGCAAATTTCCATAGAATCCAGCAGCAAATCACATATCTTTTGCAAATCACACAGAATCTAAAAACTCTATATCCTGCGCATTCTGCGCTTATCTCAGCCTATCAGCGCAAAGTCGCTTCGACATTGATGATTGAAAGTAGGCAATACACACTTTGTGAGGTCTATCACTCAATGCTATTTTTGCGAGAGTTTGGCTTTGAGAAAAATTGTGATATCGCGCCTTATTTGAAGGCGACAGCACTCTCGCTTCTGTATGCCTTTAGATGGCAAAATCTCGTGCGCCTTTTGGGATTTGTATGTAGCTTTGGGAAGTTGCGTCTGTGA
- the wecB gene encoding non-hydrolyzing UDP-N-acetylglucosamine 2-epimerase: MANLCEDSSLSHHIWENENLKNLTPLRILFIRSNPCNPDIRVQKEVASLSSLHTKISILAWDRDNTHNTTQITRIKSHAVTIYRLGIKAQYSVGLKNLFPLLRFQIQSLCFLLRHRKQIDCIHACDFDTILPAFLIAKCFNKTLIYDIFDYYVDSYNVPRLLKPFIKKLDTLMIEKSDACIICSDERIHQIAPAKPKTLEVIHNAPYFFKPHYDFTLQNAESRSLLKHSKIIKIAYVGVLAKERYLEDLLEIVANDTNLELHIGGYGILESLVQSFASKYPNIYFYGKIPYEQTLELEAQCDVMTALYAPENRNHFFAAPNKFYESLMLQKPVIMIKNTGMSEIVESNNIGEVIEFSQSNLSQAIYKAYEGDSKQKQQKRLQLYMERYGWEIMGDKLTQLYVNLCPKIKRKPLIMLIFGTRPEAIKMSPLAKELKKHTNIYTLIVLSGQHKDMPLPILERFGLKADINLNIAKPAQSLEYINIAILTALKPYLEILRPNMVCVHGDTQSAFATSLSCFYHHIPLTHVEAGLRTYNLQAPFPEEYNRQAIALSVALHFAPTAQAKANLIKENKNPDSIFVVGNTAIDALHTMISKDFSSPLLEWVGNDKLIVLTAHRRENLGENLKNIFKAIAMLLDSVPNIKVIYPIHPNPFIQTTIKECLKDSTRLKVIPPLDVFTFHNLLNHATLILTDSGGIQEEAPSLNKPVLVLREKTERTEGVESGTLKLIGTNANDIYTQTKFLLENKEAYNKMASAQNPYGDGKASEKITQIILEHIFAGGGGAKYYLIVKLFLYHTYQKNQTQNPYISNPMLKEAA; the protein is encoded by the coding sequence ATGGCAAACTTATGTGAGGATTCTAGCCTATCTCATCACATTTGGGAGAATGAGAATCTAAAAAATCTTACACCATTGCGTATTCTTTTTATCCGCTCTAATCCATGTAATCCTGACATACGAGTGCAAAAAGAAGTCGCTTCTCTTAGCTCGTTGCATACAAAGATTTCAATTTTGGCTTGGGATAGAGACAATACCCATAATACAACCCAAATCACACGCATAAAAAGTCATGCTGTTACTATTTATAGATTGGGGATTAAGGCTCAATACAGCGTAGGACTTAAAAATCTCTTTCCGCTTTTGAGATTCCAAATACAATCATTGTGTTTTTTGCTAAGACACAGAAAGCAGATTGATTGTATCCATGCTTGCGATTTTGATACGATTTTGCCTGCGTTTTTGATTGCTAAATGCTTTAACAAAACGCTTATTTATGATATTTTTGATTATTATGTGGATTCATATAATGTCCCACGATTGCTAAAGCCCTTTATCAAAAAGCTTGATACGCTCATGATAGAAAAGAGTGATGCGTGTATTATTTGCTCAGATGAGCGCATTCACCAAATCGCCCCAGCCAAGCCAAAAACTCTTGAAGTTATCCACAATGCTCCATATTTTTTTAAGCCACACTACGATTTTACCTTGCAAAATGCAGAATCCAGAAGTCTTTTAAAGCATTCAAAAATTATCAAGATTGCTTATGTTGGTGTGCTTGCAAAAGAGCGGTATTTGGAGGATTTGCTAGAAATCGTAGCAAATGATACAAATCTAGAGCTTCATATCGGTGGTTATGGAATCTTAGAATCGCTAGTGCAATCTTTTGCTTCAAAATATCCAAATATTTATTTTTATGGAAAGATTCCATACGAGCAAACCTTAGAGCTTGAAGCTCAATGTGATGTGATGACGGCATTGTATGCGCCAGAAAATAGAAACCACTTTTTTGCCGCACCAAATAAATTTTATGAATCTCTTATGCTTCAAAAGCCAGTGATTATGATAAAAAACACAGGCATGAGCGAAATTGTAGAATCTAACAATATAGGGGAAGTGATTGAATTTTCTCAAAGTAATCTCTCTCAAGCCATATATAAAGCCTATGAGGGCGATTCTAAACAAAAACAACAAAAGCGATTGCAACTTTATATGGAACGTTATGGTTGGGAAATTATGGGCGATAAACTTACTCAACTTTATGTAAATCTTTGCCCAAAAATCAAACGCAAACCGCTTATCATGCTTATCTTTGGCACGCGACCAGAAGCCATAAAAATGTCTCCGCTTGCAAAAGAGCTCAAAAAACACACAAATATCTACACGCTCATCGTATTGAGCGGACAGCATAAAGATATGCCATTACCAATTTTGGAGCGTTTTGGTCTCAAAGCCGACATAAATCTAAACATCGCAAAGCCAGCCCAGAGCCTTGAATATATCAATATCGCAATTCTTACTGCCCTAAAGCCATATTTAGAGATTTTGCGTCCAAATATGGTATGCGTCCATGGTGATACCCAATCAGCATTTGCCACATCTCTTAGCTGTTTTTATCATCATATTCCGCTTACGCATGTTGAGGCGGGGTTACGCACTTATAATCTCCAAGCTCCATTCCCCGAAGAATACAATCGCCAAGCCATAGCCTTAAGCGTAGCACTACATTTTGCTCCTACCGCGCAAGCCAAAGCAAATCTCATAAAAGAAAATAAAAATCCAGATTCTATTTTTGTCGTGGGTAATACCGCCATAGATGCACTTCATACGATGATCTCAAAAGATTTTTCTTCTCCTTTGCTTGAATGGGTAGGAAATGATAAGCTTATCGTGCTTACAGCACATAGAAGAGAGAATCTAGGCGAGAATCTTAAAAATATTTTTAAAGCCATAGCCATGCTTTTAGATTCTGTCCCTAATATTAAGGTCATCTATCCAATCCACCCAAATCCTTTTATACAAACGACAATCAAAGAATGCTTAAAAGATTCTACAAGGCTTAAGGTTATCCCTCCGCTTGATGTTTTTACTTTTCATAATCTCCTAAACCACGCCACTTTGATCCTCACTGATAGTGGTGGCATACAAGAAGAAGCACCAAGCCTCAATAAGCCCGTGCTTGTGCTACGAGAAAAAACCGAGCGAACAGAGGGCGTAGAATCTGGCACATTAAAACTCATTGGCACAAATGCAAATGACATCTACACCCAAACAAAATTTTTACTTGAAAACAAAGAAGCGTATAACAAAATGGCAAGCGCACAAAATCCTTATGGAGATGGTAAAGCAAGCGAAAAAATCACACAAATCATTTTAGAGCATATCTTTGCGGGGGGGGGGGGGGCAAAATATTACCTCATAGTTAAGCTTTTCCTCTATCACACTTACCAAAAAAATCAAACACAAAATCCTTATATATCTAATCCTATGCTAAAAGAGGCAGCCTAA
- a CDS encoding glycosyltransferase family 2 protein has translation MHAPLISIIIPTFNAESYIARCLESCINQTLRDIEILIIDDCGSDDSIQIAKNYASKDKRIKIIQNPKNLGTFWTRMEGIRYANGEYVLFLDADDYLDLRACEKSYQQVLAYRQNNTNNDRENDVDIVHFGMRFYPSTFIRVSPPVITQTLRGDEVLHRVFAHCATPPWHICAKLYKASRIKSAREIIVAHMGEDTHLKMAEDVLHCFYICALAKSSIGIKDKLYVYCHSASSITRKTDPITRDKKVSDIKHIIAELQRLDSVSQVRSNAYFKPAQTQTINILKSVCALEYRYDDMNAYNADSVGGGGQI, from the coding sequence ATGCACGCACCGCTTATCTCCATCATCATTCCGACTTTCAATGCAGAATCTTACATCGCGCGATGTTTAGAGTCGTGCATTAATCAAACATTACGCGATATTGAGATTCTCATTATTGATGATTGTGGAAGTGATGATTCTATACAAATCGCCAAAAATTACGCGAGCAAAGACAAAAGAATAAAAATTATCCAGAATCCAAAAAATCTCGGCACTTTTTGGACGCGTATGGAAGGGATTAGGTATGCAAATGGAGAATATGTATTGTTTTTAGATGCTGATGATTATTTGGATTTAAGAGCTTGTGAGAAATCTTATCAACAAGTATTAGCATATCGTCAAAATAATACAAACAATGATCGTGAAAATGATGTAGATATTGTTCATTTTGGTATGCGTTTTTATCCATCTACATTTATACGCGTAAGCCCTCCTGTGATTACTCAAACTTTGCGCGGAGATGAAGTGTTGCATAGAGTTTTCGCCCATTGTGCCACCCCGCCGTGGCACATATGCGCGAAGCTTTATAAAGCTTCGCGCATTAAAAGCGCACGAGAAATTATCGTGGCACATATGGGCGAAGATACGCACTTAAAAATGGCAGAAGATGTGTTGCATTGTTTTTATATTTGTGCCTTAGCAAAAAGTAGTATAGGCATAAAAGATAAGCTGTATGTGTATTGTCATTCTGCCTCTTCTATCACGCGCAAAACTGATCCGATCACTCGAGATAAAAAAGTAAGTGATATAAAGCATATTATTGCTGAATTGCAAAGGTTAGATTCTGTGTCACAAGTACGCTCTAATGCGTATTTCAAACCCGCCCAAACGCAAACAATCAATATTCTTAAAAGTGTATGTGCTTTGGAATATCGCTATGATGATATGAATGCTTATAATGCCGATAGTGTCGGGGGGGGGGGGCAAATTTAG
- a CDS encoding glycosyl transferase family 2 translates to MQNIAAIYGNTIFWLDETHFKIPDTKTNPKYRMPFCHQSVFVRTELLKKHKFDTRFRICADNDFFTKIYNDGARFWDCGLVISIYNAYGISSTPSWRFFKEELAIGQKYNRFYFISFGIKYCIMFIKYTIKRILPKKLSLAIQSRYKAKSNAI, encoded by the coding sequence ATGCAAAATATTGCTGCAATTTATGGAAATACGATATTTTGGCTTGATGAGACGCATTTTAAGATTCCAGATACAAAAACCAACCCAAAATATCGTATGCCTTTTTGTCATCAAAGCGTATTTGTGCGCACAGAGCTACTCAAAAAGCACAAATTTGATACGCGCTTTCGTATCTGCGCGGATAATGACTTTTTCACCAAGATTTATAATGATGGCGCGAGATTCTGGGATTGTGGGCTTGTGATAAGCATTTATAATGCTTATGGGATCTCATCTACACCAAGTTGGAGATTTTTCAAAGAAGAGCTTGCAATCGGGCAAAAATATAATCGATTTTACTTCATTTCATTTGGGATTAAATACTGCATAATGTTTATAAAATACACTATCAAGCGGATTTTGCCAAAAAAATTATCCTTAGCGATTCAGAGTCGATACAAAGCCAAATCAAACGCAATTTAG
- a CDS encoding class I SAM-dependent methyltransferase: MTRIDLYEKRLQEIDLGLFENLESNDIVFVDSTHVSKINSDVNKIFFEILPRLKSGVHIHFHDIFYPFSYPAEWLKEKRSWNEAYMLRAFLEFNTAFEIVFFNTCLHFLYPKEMQKALPLSLKNTGGSIWIKRK, encoded by the coding sequence TTGACTCGCATTGATCTTTATGAAAAACGTCTGCAAGAAATTGATCTTGGTTTGTTTGAAAATCTAGAATCTAATGATATTGTATTTGTAGATTCTACACATGTTAGCAAAATCAATTCTGATGTCAATAAGATATTTTTTGAAATTTTACCTCGCCTTAAAAGTGGAGTTCATATACATTTTCATGATATTTTCTATCCATTTAGCTATCCTGCAGAATGGTTAAAAGAAAAAAGATCATGGAATGAAGCTTATATGTTGCGAGCATTTTTAGAGTTTAATACTGCATTTGAAATTGTGTTTTTTAATACCTGTTTGCATTTTTTATATCCTAAAGAAATGCAAAAAGCATTGCCATTGAGTCTCAAAAATACAGGTGGAAGCATTTGGATTAAGCGCAAGTGA